The following are from one region of the Nicotiana tabacum cultivar K326 chromosome 3, ASM71507v2, whole genome shotgun sequence genome:
- the LOC107769274 gene encoding mannan endo-1,4-beta-mannosidase 7-like, with product MKKHLASAIFLIFLVQNICFFVEVEAGDGFIRTRGIHFMLNGDPFYANGFNAYWLMYVASDPSQRSKVSAAFKEASSHGLTVARTWAFSDGGYKPLQYAPGSYNADMFKGLDFVISEARRYGMKVVLSLANNYESFGGKKQYVKWARSHGQYLNSDDDFFRNPVVKGYYKNHIRTVLNRYNTFTGVVYKNDPTIMAWELMNEPRCTSDSSGRTIQAWATEMASYVKSIDRNHLLEVGLEGFYGQSTPQRRTLNPNFDIGTDFIANNRIPGIDFATAHAYPDQWITNSNDQAQLSFLNNWLNSHIQDAQYILRKPLLITEFGKSWKDSGFSSYQRDLLYNTVYYKIYSSAKRGGAAAGGLFWQLLSEGMDSFRDGYEIVLSQSPSTANLIAQQSHKLYQIRKIFSRMRNIQRWKRAKAARRGDWTDRNRGRRIGN from the exons atgaagaagcatttggcttccgcaatttttctaattttcttgGTGCAGAATATCTGTTTCTTTGTTGAAGTAGAAGCAGGAGATGGCTTTATTAGGACTAGAGGGATTCATTTCATGTTAAATGGCGACCCTTTTTATGCCAATGGGTTTAATGCCTACTGGCTAATGTATGTAGCTTCTGACCCCTCTCAAAGATCCAAAGTTTCAGCTGCATTTAAAGAAGCTTCAAGCCATGGCCTTACTGTGGCTAGAACTTGGGCTTTTAGTGATGGTGGATACAAGCCACTACAATATGCTCCTGGCTCTTACAATGCAGACATGTTTAAG GGGTTGGATTTTGTGATATCTGAAGCAAGAAGGTATGGAATGAAGGTTGTATTAAGCTTGGCAAATAATTATGAGAGCTTTGGGGGGAAGAAACAATATGTGAAGTGGGCTAGAAGTCATGGACAGTACCTCAATTCGGATGATGATTTCTTTCGGAACCCTGTTGTTAAGGGCTATTACAAGAATCATATTAGG ACTGTTCTCAACAGATACAACACCTTCACTGGAGTTGTTTACAAGAATGACCCTACAATCATGGCTTGGGAGCTTATGAATGAGCCTAGATGCACATCAGATTCTTCTGGAAGAACCATTCAG GCCTGGGCAACGGAGATGGCTTCTTATGTTAAGTCTATTGACAGAAACCATTTATTAGAAGTTGGCTTAGAAGGATTCTATGGGCAATCAACTCCTCAGAGGAGGACTCTGAATCCTAATTTTGACATAGGAACTGACTTCATCGCCAACAATCGCATACCTGGCATTGATTTTGCCACTGCTCATGCTTATCCCGATCAATG GATAACAAACTCAAATGATCAAGCCCAGCTATCCTTTCTCAACAATTGGTTAAACTCCCACATTCAAGATGCTCAATATATTCTCCGAAAGCCATTGCTGATCACAGAATTCGGGAAATCTTGGAAGGATTCAGGTTTCAGCTCCTACCAGAGGGACCTTCTTTACAACACAGTGTATTACAAGATATATTCATCAGCCAAGCGCGGGGGAGCAGCAGCTGGAGGGCTCTTCTGGCAACTTTTAAGTGAAGGAATGGACTCATTTCGCGATGGATACGAGATAGTCTTAAGCCAGAGTCCTTCAACTGCAAATTTAATAGCTCAACAATCTCATAAGCTGTACCAGATTAGGAAAATATTCTCAAGAATGAGAAATATTCAGAGGTGGAAGAGAGCAAAGGCTGCTAGAAGGGGTGATTGGACAGACAGGAACAGAGGAAGGCGAATTGGAAACTGA